GCATCTCAAATAATATGACGTAATGAAGAACTCGTTGACCCTTTCGCGTTATTTGCGGATGCAAATCGATTTGCAAACTTAGACATAGCTAAAAGAATTGATTTTGCGATAGTAAGAGCGCAAACTAACATTTTGATGATATGATGTCTACTCTAATGACGTTTATTGAACTTGCAtcctatttagtttttaattaccTTCGCTCCGATCTGATTCCCGCACTGGCCCGCCTGCAGGTGCACGATCTCGCGCATGCTGACTTCAGATATCGGGCGACTTCAAAGCTGTAAAAACGGTGAAATCTCGATGGCCCGTTCTCACACCCTCTCCGGACGACTGTCTGGCCGAGACTAGTGCGCGCTCCCGTCAGCCTGGCTCTAACTGTGCTGCATTATGACGCAATCCCATCTCCATGACAACGGAGAGGATGAGACGGTCCAGCGTTCCTCCATCTTCTGTTGAGTGTCAGCTCTGATGACAGTGTCTTTTCCATTAGACATTTTTTAAGCAGTCAAGTGAATTAGCAGCTTTGTGGAAATAGtaaagcattttttgttttcctttctttctttgtttttcatcaCCACGGCAAACGGTCCAGACCGCCTCATTCTCTACGTTGTCATAGAGAtaacagtttttctttttttctacgTGGTTAAAAATAAACGCTCTTCAGCCTTCATTCTAGAAAGATCCATCCTTTTATCAAGAATCAGTCTGACTTTACAGGGTTTTTAATTGCTGTGTGTTTGAAGATTAAAACGTTCTATAGCCTACTTTAAAAGCACCAGTGCATCGGTGGTTTGTAAAAAGCTATAACGAAATAGATCTTTACGAGGTTCTCCAATGACATTGGAACTGCTGCTCATGGGATGTTGTTTtatcgagaaaaaaaaaaaaaaaaaaaaaaaaaaaaaaaagcatttagatTTGCAAATGCCATTCCAGTGCCGCAATTTACAATGACCTAAAAAGTTCAACTGGGCAGCTGCCAATTTTCCAAAGGCTTGCACAGTATATTTTTCCAGATCATTTGGGGAAAATGTGAATTATGCTGCTGATAGGGGCCATAACTGATAGATTATACTTATTTAGATATTATAAACCAATTTGCATATGTCTGCCTTCAAACAGTGGTTGTTCAGTGTGAGGGAAAAACATCATTACATGGACTTCCACAGGCAGATgaattgtatattgtatattaaatatatgtttaacaTTATTCCTCAGCAGTACAAACACAACCTTTGTTGTGTTCTCACCATTTTTCTTAAAACGGGCTGGGTTGATCAGGTAGACCCATTAAAGCAGcctgtacactcttaaaaataaaggttcttcattgGCATCAatagttccatgaagaaccttggacatccatggaacctttcaaatgcaggaaaggttcttcatagttgaaaaaggttctttagatttttagaaCTTTTTCCAAAATGGTTCAAAAtgtttactgaaaggttctttggggaaccaaaaattttttttttctatggtaTCACTGCAAAATCACCCTtttggagcctttatttttaagagtgtaggctTTTTGGAAAAGAAACTAGAACTAAAAGAGGGTATTCTGACAGGGTAAAAACAGGTTCTGCAAcaacataaattattattattattattattattattattatttacattaaatcatgttgaaattaaataaatgaacataatAGGGGCCCTTTAATGTTATGATCTGATAATGACACCTATAAAGAACTTTGGAACATTTGAAATGAATTTACACAACAGCATGAGTGTCATGCTGAAACGTATTTCATGTATTTTCATGGCTCTATGTACTGTTCAATCCCTAAAAAAACAAACGAAGCAGCTGCCAAATTACCAAAGGTTGAATttacacaactgttttttgcaggccatttacagaaaaaaatagaatcCGACTGCTGTGAACTCTTCCTATCCTTTTGAGCTCTATTTGAATCTTCTGTTTGATACACAAAACTGAAATCAGTTTTACTGACTGCAGCTTTATTTCTAAATTAGACactaaaaaaagctttaaaattatatttaaaaagtttgttCATGATTCCAAATAGTAGGAAGTGCAAACAAGCGGGGAGCAAGGGTGAGCAGTGTGGACTCTGAGGGTCGTGGAGGCGGGTATAAATGTGAGGACGCTCAGAGgaagacacacacagacagacagaatggaCGTGAAGCTGCTGTTTCTGACTGTTGTTCTTCTCTCCTCACCGCTCCTCACACTATGTGACCCACTGTGAGTATCAAACACACGGTTTGTTCATAGATTCACTAACAGATCCGTTTTCAAACGCTCTGATTTGATCTCCTCAGATTTGTTCTGTCAGCTCCTAATTTGCTGAGGGTGGGTTCCTCAGAGAATGTGTTTGTGGAAGCTCAGGATTACTCTGGAGGAGACCTGAATGTGATGATCTCGGTAAAGAGATTCCTAAAGAAAGACAGGCAGATACTGTCTAAATCGGTGACACTGACTGCAGACAACAATTTCCAGATTCTTATAGATATAAAGGTGAGAGTGCAGCAATTAAGTGCATTGATGTatcattcttattattttataatcagATATATTCAGACTGACAGATTATCTGTTCTACAGATCCCTGATGATCAGAACTTATTTTCTGATGATCCTCTGGAGAAGCAGTATGTGTATCTACAAGCTCAGTTTCCATCCGTCACTCTGGAGAAAGTGGTCATGCTCTCATTCCAGTCTGGATATATATTTGTACAAACAGACAAGCCCATCTACACACCTGCTAGCACAGGTACgattaaatgctaaaaacacaACATATGTAGAGCACGTTAATGCACGATGTGAACTTTAAATGTGTTACATCAGCATGACAtcattctgtttattattaaattgactGCTGCTTTTATCAGGGTTTGTATCTGCAGTAAACAAAACCATCAGAActcatatttcagtttttactttgttttactttattttttactctttttttgcAGTTAGATACAGGATTTTTTCTCTGACACCCAACTTGACACCACAACATGAGTCTCAAATCGTAGTGGAAATCACGGTAAACACtgttaattattacaaagcatTAACTCATTTCAACTGTAATGAACATCATTGCACCGACAATCTCAGCAGTCGCAGTGTTCATGCTGATTTCTGTGTTTCTGAAGAATCCACAAGGCATCACAGTTTCATCAGAGAAGATATTTCCAGTCAAAGGGATGAGGTCTGGCAGATACGCCATCCCTGAGGTTGCCAGGTgtgttttttgtgaaaaaaacactgtgaaGACTGATCCTGCTCAGTCCAAGTGAACTGACTGGATTTCATTTTCAATCATCCATGTTTACCTCGAGATAACAACTCTTGAATTTATCTACAAACCACACAGTAAACACTTGTGAGTGTCTTGTGTTATAAGGCTGATTTAGTCTCttgtataatgtttatttaaaaatgttgtccAGCTCTGGGATCTGGAAGGTAGTCACACGATTTG
This DNA window, taken from Labeo rohita strain BAU-BD-2019 unplaced genomic scaffold, IGBB_LRoh.1.0 scaffold_1026, whole genome shotgun sequence, encodes the following:
- the LOC127157262 gene encoding complement C3 is translated as MDVKLLFLTVVLLSSPLLTLCDPLFVLSAPNLLRVGSSENVFVEAQDYSGGDLNVMISVKRFLKKDRQILSKSVTLTADNNFQILIDIKIPDDQNLFSDDPLEKQYVYLQAQFPSVTLEKVVMLSFQSGYIFVQTDKPIYTPASTVRYRIFSLTPNLTPQHESQIVVEITNPQGITVSSEKIFPVKGMRSGRYAIPEVASSGIWKVVTRFANTPQKTFTADFVVKEYVLPTFEVKLKLSKSFFYVCGQSLTVDIEAK